The genomic region gatctatctaagcccttgaataaacatgaataatctacttcatcctcactagattcatcatcactagaagaatcataagtattagcattacgagtgattaccttcttttcccttgccatgaggcaagtgtgatgttcgttgggaaagagggatgacttgttgaaggcggtggcggcgagtccttcgttgtcggagtcggacgaggagcaatccgaatcccactcctttccaatatgagcctcgccctttgccttcttgtaattcttcttcttttcccattttccactcttcttttcctggtcactatcattatcgggacaattagcgataaagtgaccaatcttaccacacttgaagcatgagcgcttccccttcgtcttggtcttgttgggatgctccttgcgaccccttaacgccgtcttgaagcgcttaatgatgagagccatttcttcatcattaagcccggccgcctcaatttgcgccaccttgcttggtagtgcctccttgcttctcgatgccttgagagcaatgggttgaggctcgtggattggaccgttcaacgcgtcatcgacgtaccttgcctccttgatcatcattcgcccgctcacgaattttccaagtacttcctcgggcgtcatcatcgtgtacctgggattctcacgaatattgttcacgagatgaggatcaagaacgataaaggacctgagtagtaggcggacgacgtcgtggtccgtccaacgcgtgcttccgtagctccttattttgttgataagggtcttgagccggttgtaagtttgagttggctcctctccccttatcatggcgaatcgtccaagctcgccctccaccaactccatcttggtgagcatggtgatgtcgttcccctcgtgagagatcttgagggtgtcccatatctgcttggcattgtccaagccgctcaccttattgtactcttccctgcacaaggatgctaagagaacagtagtagcttgtgcatttctatgaatttgttcatttataagcataggactatccgagctatcaaatttcattccattctccacaatctcccatatgcttggatggagagagaataagtgactacgcattttgtgactccaaaatccgtagtcctccccatcaaagtgtgggggtttgccaagaggaatggaaagcaaatgcgaattcgaactatgttgaatacgagaataatcaaatgaaaagttcgaattgaccgtctttttgtagtcgttgtcaccatccttttgggaagaagtagattcatcactatcgtcgtagtagatgatctccttgatgcgccttgtcttcttcttcttcccatctttgcgcctgtggcccgagcccgagtcgttggacttgtcatcccttggctcgttgacgaaggactccttctccttgtcgttgatcacaattcccttccccttaggatccatctcttcgggcggttagtccctttcttgaagagaacggctctgataccaattgagagcacctagagggggggggggtgaataggtgatcctgtaaaacttcaaaacttaagccacaaaaacttgttaagtgttagcacaattatggccaagtggctagagaggagtcaaaacacaataaccacaagaaatcaatcacagagatgacacggtggttatcccgtggttcggccaagtacaaaacttgcctactccacgttgtggcgtcccaacggacgagagttgcactcaactcctctcaagtgatccaatgatcaacttgaataccacagtgttcttgcttttcttttctcaatcccgtttgcgaggaatctccacaacttggagcctctcgcccttacaaaagatgttcacagagaatcacggagcaagggagggattagcaactcacacacgacacaaagatcacagcgaatacgcacacacaagacccagacttgagctcaaaagactagcacactagaacggagctcaaatcactagaatgtcgaacaagtgcgcgagattgatgtgtgagtgatcaagagtgctcaaagaatgcttggttatctcctccatgcgcctaggggtcccttttatagccccaaggcagctaggagccgttgagagcacatctggaaggctatccttgccttctgtcgtcgggcgcaccggacagtccggtgcacaccggacagtgtccggtgcccgattcctttccttaattggcgaagccgaccgttgccgaccgttgcagatctggcgcaccggacagtccggtgcacaccggacagtccggtgcttccttccgaccgttggcacggccacgtgtcgcgcgccgatcgcgcggccgaccgttggcccggccgaccgttggctcaccggacagtccggtgcacaccggacagtccggtgcacaccggacagtccggtgaattttagccgaagtcgccggagaaaaacccgagagcggcctgttcggccgaggcagcctggtgcaccggacactgtccggtgcaccaccggacagtccggtgccctagaccgaaccagccccttggctgcacacagccaagtcttctcttctcttcttctttctgtttctaacacttagacaaatatattagtacacaaaaccaatgtactaagacttagaaacatacctttgttgaagatttgcactttgttcatccatgggcattgatttacatttaagcacttgtgttggcacttaatcaccaaaatacttagaaatggcccaaaggcacatttccctttcaatgggtaaaagaagtgatcaagggcacaacttgccttcaacgagctcctgctcagcagtctctaccagctgaactccggaatcctctgtagcttgctcgtctactcgcatcaacacaatacatacatagtatatcaaaattaacattacaccaaacatataaataaaatacacagcaataatctagacattaaaatgagatcataggaactggaattattaattttagagttatatattttaagttatgaattcccaaagattttatgcatttaatatagggttaagtgagaaataaatttaatgtgtatttcatgtaaaaacagtggtacaaatggatagacaataatattatgaaaatttaggaattggaatgaactgaaaaggagctaaaatgaattttatatgagTTTTACAAGTTTCTGTAATTTCTTttgcattaaaaatcaatttccataGTTAATTCTCTATTTTTATTCGCCCCTGGACTGCGCGTCATTTTCTGTAAAGTACAGGGGTCATTCCATAACAATTCCTAGGCACAGGGGGCTGTTGCATTGGACGGCGGGTTTAATTCTTAAGTTTTCTAGGGTCTCTTCTGCGAACTGGTAAAGTGAAGGGGTATCGGCCGTGATGGGCCATCAGATCAAAATTTAAGGGTCCAGATTAGATCTCAATTACCCTGAATCGGTACGCTACGCAGATCCTTGGATCTAGATCCAATGGCCAAGGTTTTAAATAGCGCGGAACGCTCAGCCTCCACCCGATCTCCGATCAACGCTCCAGATCGGTTTAACGCGAAACGTTACTCAGATCTAATCCAAACCGTTGAAGATGAGATCGACGATCCTCCATCCTTCTTCCTCCTCCAGCCTCCCAGGCACGTGCGCCGGCCACCCAGTACACTTTCTCTCTCCCGTTGAACCACCTGTGCTGGCCAGGACTCGATCGAGGTGCCCCATGGCGGAACGCCGGTCCCCCCGACCATGACTGCCACGCCCACACCCAAATTAACGCAGAGGAAAAGGGGGCTTACCAGTGCGCGGTACAGACGAGGCCGCACGAAGACGACGCGAAGCCTTCGCCACGCGACGCGAGCTTCACCGGGACTGCACCGTCGACCAGCCAATTCGTCCGCCCCGGCTGAACGCAGATGGTTTCCCGCCCGAAGACCGCCACCCACGGTCCCAAGCACACGCGCTAGTGCTTTCCTgtctcccttctctctctctctcggcgaGTACGATAGAGAACTATCACCGCGGCGCTGCTATGGCTCGAGATACAGAGCGGGGAAGCGGCGGCCGGGCCTTAAATCGAGGCGCCCAGCATTCGGTTGGCGCAAATCTGGGGAGCCGCGCGAAGGGGAGGGTCGTGACCCGGTCGGCGCGGCGCTTCTTGCGCGATGACGATGGACGGAAGCATGACGGTGGACGAACGGGTCCACACGCAGTGAGGACGAGCGCGCGAGAGACGAGTCCGCGCAGTGGGGTCCTCAAGTCAGCACACCCACGCGCGCGTGAGGGGCTGACGGCGCgtgcccgcctgtcggcgcccgcGACCGCAGTCTGGGCCGAAATCAGGCGTGGCGGCCCAAGAGCACAGTTTTCCttttgtttttttcctttttcctttttctctattTTCAGATCCAATTTGAGTTTAAATTTAAACTTTGTGCAAACTTTATCCTCAGATTATATTGTGACTTTAAAAATACCAATTTTTAGAAATATAATTACAtacatattatttatttattttcgtatcatttctcttttctcctttttcCTCAAATCTTTAGGGATTTGTTTTCCAATTAGGGGTTAAATTCTATGGAGCCATTAATACTTTGTTAATGaaacatttattttattatttacaaatgcgCAATCAAATAAAACttggcatgatgcatgatttgtcTAGGTGTCTTTGGTTATTTAATCCCTTTTTGGATGAAGTTTATTCACATGCGATAGTACGTCTAGTCAACACACACAAGGTCATTACTTCTTATGAATTACAATTCTGGGTATTACAGATAATGAGCTCTAAGCATCTCAATTAGACCATATTATGAACTCAATGTTTGGCCTCAGTTGCATAAAAAACTAGAGTAATGGTTATGGTATCCAAACACCCTCTATAAAACTCATAAGTTTCTAACTACTCCCTCTATCCAAAAAATATAATTTATTTTAGACTAATTACATATTTATTAAGCAACCTATAAATGAGGTACCCATGTATGTCTATATTCACTATCGTTTGAATGACGTGAACAGAAAAATAGGCTAGAAGGAAATATATTTTGGGAcggggagaatatttctctaattttCCCTTGTTTTCTTTACCAATAACTTTATATACCAACCATAATTTACTAATTTCCCTTTGTTTTTCTTTACGAAGGTTGAAGAATTATTATTCTTAGATGGAAACGCAGCATCTCTCGCAAAAACATACTTGCtgaaaaaagaaataaaaaagatTATCCTGTTTTCTCCAATGAAGGGTCCGTCGTCTTCTTTCTTCAATTTTCACTCCCACAATCAGCACACTCGCTAGCCAAATCCGAGCGCTGGCTCCCCAGTCCCCAAGGGTGGCTCTTCCAGCCCAGCGCCACCGCAACCATGCCCCATGTCCTCTCcttcctccacctccacctcccgcTCAACACTGCCCCTTTGCATTCCTTCCGAGTCCATCGCACTCGCCACTCCCACCCTCACCTCTCCCTCCGTACTCGGCGCGCCTCAGCGACGGCGGCGGCCGCCGAAGCAGAGAACCCGTCCGCATCGGCGGACGTCGAGATGGTCCGCGGGCGGGACGGTGTTTGGACGGCGCGGTCCCCAACTGTGGTGGTCCTGTGGGATCTCGACAACAAGCCCCCGCGCGGGCCGCCGTTCCCGGCCGCAACCGCCCTCATCGGCGCCGCCTCTCTCCTCGGCCGCGTCGTCTCGATTTCGGCCTTCGCCAACCGCCACGCCTTCTCCCACCTCCCTGGCTGGGTCACCGCCGAGCGCCGCGCCCGCCGCGCCCTCGACCGCTCCGAGCGCGCGGGGGTCGTCGTCCCTTCCGTGCCCTACTCCTGCTCCGTCTGTGGCCGGCGCTTCCCTACCCGCCCCGATCTCACCCGCCACTTCCGCCAGCTTCACGAGCGCGAGCGAAACAAGAAGCTCTCCCGCCTCCGCTCCCTCAAGGGCAAGAAGCGGCAGAAGTTCCGCGAGCGGTTCATCACCGGCAACACCAAGTACGAGGATGCCGCGCGGGAGCTCCTCACCCCCAAGGTAGGGTACGGGCTTGCCTCCGAGCTCCGGCGCGCGGGCGTCCACGTCCGCACCGTCCCCGACAAGCCGCAGGCCGCAGACCACGCGCTTAAGCGTCAGGTGAAGCACTCCGTCGCCTGTGGCGTCGATTGGCTGGTGCTCGTCTCTGACGACTCGGATTTCACCGATACGGTGCGTAATGCACGCGCTGCCGACCTGAGGACGGTCGTGGTGGGCGACGGTTGCCGCGCTCTTGGCAAGGTTGCTGACATTTGGTTGCCATGGGACCGAGTTGAGAATGGGGAGGTTGATGAGGAGATGCTGAGGAGTTGCACGTTTTCAGAGTACCGAGAAGATCAGGGAACTGAGCGGGATGGGCAGTTCATAGGGGATTGGGATGCAGGTGACTTTGATGATGTTGTTGACGATATTGTTGGAACTAGAACCAGTTTGCTTGGAGCTACGACAATGTCTGCGTTTGCTGACGAGGACATTGCAGATGGCATATTTGGAGTTGAATTGACCGGGGATAACATGTTTTGGAGTTGTGACGATGAGGAAGAGGATGATTACTTGTGAGGTTCACATGTGTATTGAGCAGTAAACATTTAGGGCTTGTTTGCTTTTTCTTAATCCATGTGGATCGGATGATATTGGGTGAATTTAAATCCTAAACAAGTCAAAATTCTTCATAATTTTTTCCTAATCTTATTCAATCTACGTGtaataggaataaccgaacaagaccttaaATGGATATATTCTTTTGTTTTATGTGGATGTGACGATCAATTGATGTTGCTAAAATTAGCAAACTATTGTAGAACTAGCCGCAAGATCATCTTCATTTGAAAATTAACTGGATCATGAATATTCGATCAGTTTGCATCAGTAGTTCACTTTGTCTGACATGAATATTTTGGGAACTGAGTTGAGTTATTTTGATAGTGTTTGATTTTGGAGCATGGTGGGACGGAGCTGCTCCGCTTCTAATTTGTTGTTGTTTGAATTGATTCTATATAGAATAGAGTATCTATAAAAATAGAAAATTATGCTAAACTGTTGAACGGGGCTTACCGAAATCTTTAACATGGAGCCGCTCCCTCCCTGACTCCATCTCCCTGACATGGAGCCGCTCGATTCTAACGGGCCGAAACCAAACACTACTTGAAAGCCTAGTTTTGTTGCACGtatattggaggggattgagggacaTAACTAGCCAGAGATTTTATGCCACTCAATTCCCTTCAATACCAATGCAATCGAATAAGCTCTAACCTTTTTAGTTTTTCTAGCACATTGAAGCAGAGTGTTAATTTTTTCACCTTGTATCAAGTTTAGTGCCAATTTTTCTTGCACACTGAAGCATATTACTTTAGTGCTAATTTCTAGACATAGCAACATCCTCCGGAGGATCGGAAAGAACTTGTATCAAATTTTAAGCCGTTACTAGCACAGATGAATTTCTCCACCTTGTTGGCAGCTGGAAGCTTCATATGTTTCTTAGTGCGTTTCCCACAGGATCCAGAATCCATAATGAAATGCATCAAGCCAACATACCACAATTAACAGGCTTGCATTGTCTCGCCGCATACCTCCACCTCCAGATATAAGTTTTCATAACGAAGCATGATTGATTTCATGCTTTGGTCTTGTTCGGTTTGAGATGGATTAGAGGCGATTAAATAGGAGGGGATTTaaggcctgtttggttcgtggctaactgcgccacactttgcctaaggttagtcgtctaAATTGAAGAGCTAACCTTAGGcaaaaaagttaggcaaagtgtggcaagttaggcatcgaaccaaacatgcccttaatCTACTCAATTTACTTCCAACCGAAGAGCTTATTCGATTAGGAGTGGGTTAAAGGGGATTGAAAAAAAAAATCCTTTGTTAGTCAAAATTAAATAAAAAAGATTTAATCACCTTCGATCCCTTTTGATCTAGGTGCAAACGAACAATGCCTTAAGATTATTCTAGGACATCCTATTTCATAAAAACAAAAAATCAGGATTGTTCCTTGGAACCTTTTCCAGTAAATGTTGCACATGCCTGAATTTTGTAGATGCTGACCATCTACCATTGTGAAGCCGGTATCATTCTATTTCTCAAGCAGTATTAGAAACAATGTTATCTTCTTGGCACTAGCGTTTTTGGCATTTGAAGCCCATATGTTCTGTTGCTCTGCACTAATAGATTGCTAGGAAGATGTTCACCTTCTGGCCAAAAGGTTATGGAGGTTTTGGGTACCCAGCTATTGATGTATCTGTATATAAGTTCATTAATCACCACCAATCTTTTTGATAGTTGAACACCTTTTCTCTGTTTTATTATAGAAAATGATAGTTGAAACTGCTAACTTGATGTCCGATGTTTACAAAGAAAACTGAACGTTGCTTCCGGAAACTAGCACAGAAAAGTACCAGTCACGGAAACACCACCAAAATAGTGAATCAAGTTGGCGGTAGCAACAGTGAACTGATCCATCTATCCAAGTGAGTGACACCTTGTTCGTCGGTACGTGAAGGCCAGCAACATCAGCTTATACAGTTAGGATATACGGTATTGGCACATCAGAATTTCTGAAACTAGTAATTTGCTCCCTTGAGTCTTTGATCTATGTGTTTATACAGTTAAAAGAGTATTGTTTTAAACATATAAGAGCgtaatgcacatcctctttgtactatctttcttctccacaaacaacatTAGGGTGGTCCAAGGCGAGGTGTtgggtctgatgtaacccttttcCAACAACTCGTCTACTGTTTCTTGAATTCCACCAATTCTAGTCTGGATACTCTATAatctcttttagaaatgggggtggTGCCCAGAATAAGATCTGACAAATTCAACTTTtctctcaggtggcatgcctggtaactcctcgggaaacacatttgGGAATTCTGATACTACTTTGATGACTTTGATTTGATTGACTGCCTCATTATGGGCAACGATCTGGTGATAGCTTTGTTTTCTTGGTTTAGACAAGATCAACTCCACCAACACTTCTCCTGACAAAGACACCAACTTCATAGTCCTCTTATCACAGCTAAGGCCTACTTGATACTTGGTCAACCAATTCATCCttaggatgacatctatgtctacctctcgagtacccattactatcagatcagcaggaaactctatcccccttatttgaactcttgcacttGAGCAAACCTTATCTGTTTGGGTCCtcccaccaactgaactaaccctcataggctACTAGTATGCTATGTGtttttacccatgatgcagtcgcaaaagaatgtgtggctccAGTATCAAACAACACAattgctgttgggggccttcgtcttccgaaggttctcaaaaacatgattaacaatgtttcccaagtgtaatatatgtacagaaaccttcggactcggaatgaagctatacacaatatgaaaagcatggtcgggacgaaggctgaaccagtgccgaagctacgcgcaaggaagcttcggctccgtaacagaaaaaggaactgacttaaagagggaaagactatctagtcctcgatagattgtccttaagtcaatagtaaacgtgaagggcatggatgtaattttacacaggctgcgtcctgtgcctataaatagatgaacagtacccccgtactgttcacgctgacttgtgttcattcgtgcgtcacgcttggacttttaccttctgtcaagacgaaggtacaaatgtaattcaatattattcatgtttattcatgatgatataataaagatatattaacaatgtcatatggttattcatgttatttctcatatttcatatgcttcttctttcattaatatatgctgcgatgatgaaggtacgtccttcatgactttcgtctgaagatcattatatcctaagggagataatgcttcgagtgacgaaggactttaaccattaacattttgtgttgccttatttttaattcatagcatttgagaacaagtccccaacattggcgcccacctccggtgaactcattcgaccaccttcgacaagctttgacattcgtcatgccgccgaagaaagcttcgtcaggactaggggctgcactgcagccactagacgtcaATCAGGACACTCTGCAAAGGGtatgtgtaaatttcatgcatcaaaTGTTACATACCCTTTGCAGAGAAATaagttacaataatttacatattcgattcaatgttACAAACATAAAAtgttacatagttttgttacaatagaagcttaatgttcattccattgtcccatacatcaagcatttcaaaatattattacaataaaaccTATTCTTATATAAGAACTTTTTCCGCAACTTCGTTCAAAAGTTTATCGACGACTTCATCAATAATGGAGTTTGCCATGTTTATAATATCCAGTGTCTCCTTCAtctctggatcagctaggggatcatacggttccggtggcggggatagttcagctgaagtaggtaaacagattagttcgaagccacaaagcaa from Zea mays cultivar B73 chromosome 6, Zm-B73-REFERENCE-NAM-5.0, whole genome shotgun sequence harbors:
- the LOC100284277 gene encoding zinc finger, C2H2 type family protein produces the protein MPHVLSFLHLHLPLNTAPLHSFRVHRTRHSHPHLSLRTRRASATAAAAEAENPSASADVEMVRGRDGVWTARSPTVVVLWDLDNKPPRGPPFPAATALIGAASLLGRVVSISAFANRHAFSHLPGWVTAERRARRALDRSERAGVVVPSVPYSCSVCGRRFPTRPDLTRHFRQLHERERNKKLSRLRSLKGKKRQKFRERFITGNTKYEDAARELLTPKVGYGLASELRRAGVHVRTVPDKPQAADHALKRQVKHSVACGVDWLVLVSDDSDFTDTVRNARAADLRTVVVGDGCRALGKVADIWLPWDRVENGEVDEEMLRSCTFSEYREDQGTERDGQFIGDWDAGDFDDVVDDIVGTRTSLLGATTMSAFADEDIADGIFGVELTGDNMFWSCDDEEEDDYL